A window of Streptomyces gilvosporeus contains these coding sequences:
- the polA gene encoding DNA polymerase I: protein MAAKAAKKSETTGTKAAGGRPHLLLMDGHSMAYRAFFALPVENFTTATGQPTNAIYGFASMLANTLRDEAPTHFAVAFDVSRKTWRSAEFPDYKANRSKTPDEFKGQVELIGELLDALHVKRFAVEGFEADDVIATLTHQAVAQGFEVSIVTGDRDSFQLVSDDVTVLYPTKGVSELTRFTPEKVFEKYGLTPAQYPDFAALRGDPSDNLPGIPGVGEKTATKWINQFGSFAELVERAEEVKGKAGANLREHLEAVKLNRRLTEMVRDVELPCGPEELTREAYDREALKVFLNALEIRNQGLRDRLHAVDPGEAESAEEAAPAAGVEVDGTVLGTGELAPWLAEHGTGPLGVATVDVWTLGSGSVAEVALATPEGPAAWFDPAQLDEADERAFAAWSADPARPKVLHNAKGLMRVFGEHGWLIEGVTMDTALAAYLVKPGRRSFALDALSLEYLGRDLAPAAAAGDGQLAFGVDEPDEAAEADALMGQARTVLDLGTAFTARLAEVGAAELLRDVELPTSTLLARMERAGIAADRGWLERMEQQFAGAVQQAVKEAHAAAGHEFNLGSPKQLQEVLFGELGLPKTKKTKTGYTTDADALAWLAAQTDNDLPVIMLRHREQAKLRTTVEGLIKTIAADGRIHTTFNQTVAATGRLSSTDPNLQNIPVRTDEGRAIRRGFVVGEGFESLLTADYSQIELRVMAHLSEDEGLIEAFTSGEDLHTTVASQVFSVAKDQVDAEMRRKIKAMSYGLAYGLSAFGLSQQLGIQPDEARGLMDTYFERFGGVRDYLRNVVDEARATGYTETILGRRRYLPDLNSDNRQRREMAERMALNAPIQGTAADIVKIAMLKVDAALREAGLDSRLLLQVHDEIVVEVAPGERTKVEELVRREMADAVELRAPLDVSVGSGADWESAAH, encoded by the coding sequence GTGGCAGCAAAGGCAGCGAAGAAGAGCGAAACGACCGGCACCAAGGCGGCGGGCGGCCGTCCCCACCTGCTCCTGATGGACGGGCATTCCATGGCATACCGGGCGTTCTTCGCCCTGCCCGTGGAGAATTTCACCACCGCCACCGGGCAACCGACCAATGCGATCTACGGCTTCGCGTCGATGCTCGCGAACACCCTGCGCGACGAGGCGCCCACGCATTTCGCGGTGGCCTTCGACGTCTCGCGCAAGACGTGGCGCTCGGCGGAGTTCCCCGACTACAAGGCCAACCGCTCCAAGACGCCCGACGAGTTCAAGGGCCAGGTCGAGCTGATCGGCGAGCTGCTCGACGCCCTGCACGTCAAACGGTTCGCCGTCGAGGGCTTCGAGGCCGACGACGTGATCGCCACGCTGACCCATCAGGCCGTCGCGCAGGGCTTCGAGGTCTCCATCGTCACCGGTGACCGCGACTCCTTCCAGCTGGTCTCCGACGACGTCACGGTGCTCTACCCCACCAAGGGCGTCTCCGAGCTGACCCGCTTCACCCCGGAGAAGGTCTTCGAGAAGTACGGCCTGACCCCCGCCCAGTACCCGGACTTCGCGGCGCTGCGCGGCGACCCGTCCGACAACCTCCCGGGCATCCCCGGTGTCGGTGAGAAGACCGCCACGAAGTGGATCAACCAGTTCGGTTCGTTCGCGGAGCTGGTGGAGCGCGCCGAGGAGGTCAAGGGCAAGGCGGGCGCCAACCTCCGCGAGCATCTGGAGGCCGTCAAGCTCAACCGCCGACTGACGGAGATGGTCCGCGACGTCGAGCTGCCCTGCGGCCCCGAGGAGCTGACCCGCGAGGCGTACGACCGCGAGGCGCTCAAGGTGTTCCTCAACGCCCTGGAGATCCGCAACCAGGGCCTGCGCGACCGGCTGCACGCCGTCGACCCGGGCGAGGCGGAGAGCGCCGAGGAGGCCGCCCCGGCCGCCGGGGTCGAGGTGGACGGCACGGTCCTGGGCACCGGCGAGCTCGCCCCGTGGCTGGCCGAGCACGGCACCGGTCCGCTGGGTGTGGCCACCGTGGACGTGTGGACCCTGGGCAGCGGCAGCGTCGCCGAGGTGGCGCTGGCCACCCCCGAGGGCCCGGCCGCCTGGTTCGACCCGGCGCAGCTGGACGAGGCCGACGAGCGGGCGTTCGCCGCCTGGAGCGCGGATCCGGCCCGCCCGAAGGTGCTACACAACGCCAAGGGCCTGATGCGGGTCTTCGGCGAGCACGGCTGGCTGATCGAGGGCGTCACCATGGACACCGCGCTGGCCGCCTATCTGGTCAAGCCCGGCCGCCGCTCCTTCGCGCTGGACGCCCTCTCCCTCGAATACCTGGGCCGCGATCTGGCCCCGGCGGCCGCCGCCGGGGACGGCCAGCTGGCCTTCGGAGTCGACGAGCCCGATGAAGCAGCCGAGGCCGACGCCCTGATGGGCCAGGCCCGCACCGTCCTGGACCTGGGCACCGCCTTCACCGCCAGGCTGGCGGAGGTCGGCGCCGCCGAGCTGCTGCGGGATGTGGAGCTGCCCACCAGCACCCTGCTGGCTCGGATGGAGCGCGCCGGTATCGCCGCCGACCGGGGCTGGCTGGAGCGGATGGAGCAGCAGTTCGCGGGCGCCGTCCAGCAGGCCGTCAAGGAGGCGCACGCCGCCGCGGGCCACGAGTTCAACCTCGGCTCGCCCAAGCAGCTCCAGGAAGTCCTCTTCGGCGAGCTGGGCCTGCCCAAGACCAAGAAGACCAAGACCGGCTACACCACCGACGCCGACGCTTTGGCCTGGCTGGCCGCGCAGACCGACAACGACCTCCCGGTGATCATGCTGCGCCACCGCGAGCAGGCCAAACTGCGCACCACGGTCGAGGGCCTGATCAAGACCATCGCCGCGGACGGCCGCATCCACACCACCTTCAACCAGACCGTCGCCGCCACCGGCCGGCTGTCCTCCACCGACCCCAACCTCCAGAACATCCCGGTGCGCACGGACGAGGGGCGGGCCATCCGCCGCGGCTTCGTCGTCGGCGAGGGCTTCGAATCGCTGCTGACCGCCGATTACAGCCAGATCGAGCTGCGGGTGATGGCCCACCTCTCCGAGGACGAGGGCCTGATCGAGGCGTTCACCTCCGGTGAGGACCTGCACACCACCGTCGCCTCCCAGGTCTTCTCGGTCGCCAAGGACCAGGTCGACGCGGAGATGCGCCGCAAGATCAAGGCGATGTCCTACGGCCTGGCGTACGGCCTGTCGGCGTTCGGCCTCTCCCAGCAGCTGGGCATCCAGCCCGACGAGGCACGCGGGCTGATGGACACCTACTTCGAGCGCTTCGGCGGCGTGCGCGACTACCTGCGCAATGTGGTCGACGAGGCCCGCGCCACCGGCTATACGGAAACGATCCTGGGCCGCCGCCGCTATCTGCCCGACCTCAACAGCGACAACCGCCAGCGCCGCGAAATGGCCGAGCGGATGGCGCTGAACGCCCCGATCCAGGGCACCGCCGCCGACATCGTCAAGATCGCCATGCTCAAGGTCGATGCGGCGCTGCGCGAGGCCGGGCTCGACTCCCGGCTGCTGCTCCAGGTCCACGACGAAATCGTGGTCGAGGTGGCGCCCGGCGAGCGGACGAAGGTCGAGGAGCTGGTCCGCCGCGAGATGGCCGATGCGGTCGAGCTGCGCGCCCCGCTGGACGTCTCGGTCGGCTCCGGCGCGGACTGGGAGTCGGCGGCGCACTGA
- a CDS encoding DUF4184 family protein, which translates to MPFTLSHAAAVLPAIRRTGEGRGPLIASALVAGSFAPDLPYYADSVVPGAMEFGEVTHGLPGVLTVDVALTAVLVAGWLLVREPLLALLPRAWQGRVYAVARGRPWRPRGPRQRAALAGWFFLCAVLGGATHVVWDAFTHPGRWGTRLVPVLNEPAGGRPVAAYLQSGTSALALAALGWFLWTALRHGRAGSDGPPAAVPALTGRQRSALSAWLVLCVLVGAAHRTLRAHAVYGGAVGWFDYVPSALFGAGAGLVVGLLGLGVAVRLLLRRTPGAAGRRGPI; encoded by the coding sequence ATGCCGTTCACGCTCAGTCATGCGGCCGCGGTGCTGCCGGCGATCCGCAGGACCGGCGAGGGGCGTGGACCGCTGATCGCCTCGGCACTCGTGGCCGGGTCGTTCGCACCGGATCTGCCGTATTACGCCGACTCGGTGGTGCCCGGGGCCATGGAGTTCGGGGAGGTGACGCATGGTCTGCCGGGGGTGCTGACGGTGGATGTGGCGCTGACCGCCGTTCTGGTGGCCGGCTGGCTGCTGGTGCGGGAACCGCTGCTGGCGCTGCTCCCCCGGGCGTGGCAGGGCCGGGTGTACGCCGTCGCCCGCGGCCGTCCGTGGCGGCCGCGGGGGCCGCGCCAACGGGCCGCGCTCGCGGGCTGGTTCTTCCTCTGCGCGGTGCTCGGCGGGGCGACACACGTGGTGTGGGACGCCTTCACCCATCCGGGCCGCTGGGGCACCCGGCTGGTCCCGGTGCTGAACGAGCCGGCGGGCGGGCGGCCGGTCGCCGCGTACCTCCAGTCGGGGACCTCGGCGCTCGCGCTGGCGGCCCTGGGGTGGTTTCTGTGGACGGCCCTGCGCCACGGGCGCGCCGGATCCGACGGTCCGCCGGCCGCCGTGCCCGCGCTGACGGGGCGGCAGCGGTCGGCGCTGAGCGCATGGCTGGTGCTGTGCGTCCTGGTCGGCGCCGCCCACCGCACCCTGCGCGCCCATGCCGTCTACGGCGGCGCGGTCGGCTGGTTCGACTACGTCCCGTCGGCCCTCTTCGGCGCGGGCGCCGGGCTCGTGGTCGGACTGCTGGGCCTCGGCGTGGCCGTACGGCTGCTGCTGCGCCGGACGCCCGGGGCGGCGGGGCGACGCGGGCCCATCTGA